The following proteins are co-located in the Rippkaea orientalis PCC 8801 genome:
- the queD gene encoding 6-carboxytetrahydropterin synthase QueD, whose product MTANFHDNWLIFKEFRFEAAHRLPHYDGKCHRLHGHSWVGRIYVQGDRLVKDGPKQGMIMDFSDIQRYLEPLLENFLDHYYLNETMGLENPTCEAVAQWIFEKLEKAGLQGLQAVEIQETCTSGVRYSRSQKSVGA is encoded by the coding sequence ATGACTGCTAATTTTCACGATAACTGGTTAATTTTTAAAGAATTTCGCTTTGAAGCTGCCCATAGACTCCCCCATTACGACGGAAAATGTCATCGTTTGCATGGCCATAGTTGGGTGGGACGAATTTATGTCCAAGGCGATCGCTTGGTTAAAGATGGACCAAAACAAGGGATGATCATGGATTTCAGTGATATTCAGCGATATTTAGAACCCCTGTTAGAAAACTTTTTAGATCACTATTACCTCAACGAAACCATGGGACTCGAAAACCCAACCTGTGAAGCGGTTGCCCAGTGGATTTTTGAGAAACTCGAAAAAGCGGGACTTCAAGGGCTGCAAGCGGTAGAAATTCAGGAAACCTGCACCTCTGGGGTACGATATAGTAGAAGTCAGAAGTCAGTAGGGGCTTAA
- the der gene encoding ribosome biogenesis GTPase Der, translated as MPLPIVAIIGRPNVGKSTLANRLAGDQHAIVHDEPGITRDRTYRPGFWQDRDFQIVDTGGLVFDDDTEFLPLIREQSLAALNEASAAIFVVDGQTGPTTGDLEIADWLRQQPVPVLLAVNKCESPELGLIQATQFWELGLGNPYPISGIHGNGTGELLDDLITYLPPPEEITQSDEIKVAIIGRPNVGKSSLLNALLGENRAIVSPISGTTRDAIDTVIQHNEQTYRLIDTAGIRRKKNVEYGAEFFSINRAFKAIRRCDVVLFVIDAIDGVTDQDLKLADRIIEEGRSVVLVINKWDAVDKDSYTIYEYKTNIFSRLYFMEWAPIIFVSAMTGQRVNKILELVNSSTEEHRRRVTTAVINEVLQEAVTWHSPPTTRQGKQGKIYYGTQVSTQPPTIALFVNDPKRFNENYRRYIESQFRKQLGFPGTPIRLLWRGKKVREVEQSANRATKV; from the coding sequence ATGCCACTGCCTATTGTTGCAATTATTGGACGACCGAATGTGGGTAAATCCACCCTCGCAAATCGATTAGCGGGGGATCAACACGCTATCGTCCATGATGAACCAGGAATTACCCGCGATCGCACTTATCGTCCCGGTTTTTGGCAAGATCGAGACTTCCAAATCGTTGATACCGGAGGATTGGTCTTTGATGATGATACCGAATTTTTGCCCTTAATTCGAGAACAGTCCCTCGCGGCCTTAAATGAAGCAAGTGCCGCTATTTTCGTCGTCGATGGACAAACCGGACCCACCACAGGAGATCTCGAAATTGCTGACTGGTTACGACAACAACCTGTCCCAGTTTTGTTAGCAGTGAATAAGTGTGAATCTCCCGAATTAGGACTGATTCAAGCAACACAATTTTGGGAATTGGGATTAGGAAATCCTTACCCTATTTCGGGGATTCATGGGAATGGAACAGGAGAACTACTAGATGATTTAATTACCTATCTTCCTCCTCCAGAAGAGATTACCCAATCTGATGAAATAAAAGTGGCGATTATTGGCCGTCCTAACGTGGGTAAATCCAGTTTATTGAATGCGTTATTAGGAGAAAATCGAGCCATTGTTAGTCCAATTTCGGGAACCACTAGGGATGCAATCGATACGGTTATTCAACATAATGAACAAACCTATCGGTTAATCGATACCGCAGGGATTCGTCGTAAGAAAAATGTTGAATATGGAGCAGAATTTTTTAGTATTAACCGCGCTTTTAAAGCGATTCGTCGTTGCGATGTCGTCTTATTTGTTATTGATGCTATCGATGGGGTTACGGATCAAGATCTTAAATTAGCAGATAGAATTATTGAAGAAGGGCGATCGGTTGTTTTGGTGATCAATAAATGGGATGCTGTTGATAAAGATTCCTATACGATTTATGAGTACAAAACTAACATTTTTTCCCGTCTTTATTTTATGGAATGGGCTCCGATTATTTTTGTGAGTGCCATGACGGGTCAACGGGTTAATAAAATTCTCGAATTGGTTAACAGTTCGACTGAAGAACATCGTCGTCGTGTCACCACAGCCGTTATTAATGAAGTCCTACAAGAAGCAGTCACTTGGCATTCTCCCCCAACAACCAGACAGGGAAAACAGGGTAAAATTTATTACGGAACCCAAGTATCAACTCAACCTCCTACTATTGCTTTATTTGTCAATGATCCCAAGCGATTTAATGAAAATTATCGCCGTTATATTGAAAGTCAATTCCGCAAACAATTAGGGTTTCCAGGGACTCCTATTCGCTTACTTTGGAGAGGCAAAAAAGTGCGCGAAGTCGAACAAAGTGCCAATCGAGCTACCAAAGTTTAA
- a CDS encoding M48 family metallopeptidase, which produces MKSLLTSRRRWFYYGLSVLMTSLIIVTNIQPSYGQSLLDLLFQGVQVIQLSNLSDRQEVKYGQQINQELMQSGQFRPYRNRELRQKIEVIGKRLARVSQRPNLPYTFQIVDDSSINAFATMGGFVYLNTGLIAASENEAELASVIAHEIAHITARHSINQMRDVALSQGLMSAAGLSENNIVQLGVQLGVNLPHSREAELEADQLGLKNLQRAGYAPIGMVNFMKKLVQQGGSTPAFLSTHPAASDRVSILAKNLNSQQAYQGDGLDKQAYQQQIRRLL; this is translated from the coding sequence ATGAAATCTTTGTTAACCTCTCGTCGTCGCTGGTTTTATTATGGGTTGTCTGTGCTGATGACCAGCCTGATTATTGTAACAAATATTCAACCGAGTTATGGTCAGTCTTTGCTTGATTTATTGTTCCAAGGGGTTCAGGTTATTCAATTATCTAATTTATCGGATCGCCAAGAAGTTAAATACGGGCAACAGATCAATCAAGAATTAATGCAAAGTGGACAATTTCGTCCTTACCGTAATCGAGAATTAAGACAAAAAATAGAAGTTATTGGAAAACGGTTAGCGCGGGTTAGTCAACGCCCTAATCTTCCCTATACTTTCCAAATTGTTGATGATAGTTCGATTAATGCTTTTGCCACTATGGGAGGATTTGTTTATCTTAATACAGGCTTGATTGCAGCGTCCGAAAATGAAGCCGAATTAGCGAGTGTTATTGCCCATGAAATTGCCCATATTACGGCTCGTCATTCTATCAATCAAATGCGAGATGTTGCTCTTTCCCAAGGGTTAATGTCAGCGGCTGGATTAAGTGAAAATAATATCGTACAACTGGGAGTCCAATTAGGGGTTAATCTTCCCCATAGTCGAGAAGCGGAATTAGAAGCGGATCAATTGGGATTAAAAAATCTCCAACGGGCTGGATACGCGCCAATTGGGATGGTTAATTTTATGAAAAAATTAGTCCAACAAGGGGGATCAACACCCGCTTTTTTAAGCACCCACCCCGCAGCTTCTGATCGGGTTAGTATATTAGCCAAAAACCTTAATTCTCAGCAAGCTTACCAAGGAGATGGACTGGATAAACAAGCTTATCAACAACAAATTCGTCGCCTATTATAA
- a CDS encoding serine/threonine-protein kinase, with amino-acid sequence MEILCTRPGCSHPKNSFSDIDDPKILKTIQQKYCTTCGMPLILGGRYLPVRLLGQGGFGAAFLARDRYTPTMRFCVVKQFQPSGHLTQAALDIAQGLFEREAVVLEQLGQKHQQIPDLFAFFPLIVPSPSGGQETQFFYLVQEFIDGQDLEAELATKGQFSEAEVTEVMEEILKVLQYVHENGSIHRDIKPSNIMRDKGGILYLLDFGAVKQVAVGAGNAPKGSTGIFTQGFAPPEQMQGQKVYPATDLYALAVTCLNLLTGKPPDQLFDSYHNTWNWKAYAPQVSDRLAAIFDRLLLPTPSERFTSAAEVLQAFNPPPTPNTAIQPPPLTPSPRPPLAPRPRFSSVELLKNAGFTGFEAVLLIIALKSLIPSPGIIVAVACITIGGLIFVQYRRILEGKDLPIIAGLSLFLMFLVPIIRGGLAFPIVAMMAILAGSGAIAVTALFRLIYQLLSRLL; translated from the coding sequence ATGGAAATTCTTTGTACACGGCCTGGATGTTCTCACCCCAAAAATTCCTTCTCGGATATTGATGATCCCAAGATTCTGAAAACTATCCAACAAAAATACTGTACAACCTGCGGAATGCCCTTGATTTTGGGCGGACGCTACCTCCCAGTGAGATTATTGGGACAAGGAGGATTTGGGGCTGCTTTTCTGGCGCGCGATCGCTATACTCCCACCATGCGCTTCTGTGTGGTTAAACAATTTCAACCCTCCGGCCATTTGACTCAAGCTGCTTTAGATATTGCTCAGGGGTTATTTGAACGAGAAGCGGTTGTTTTGGAGCAATTAGGACAAAAACATCAACAAATTCCCGATTTATTTGCTTTTTTCCCGTTAATTGTTCCCAGTCCCTCCGGGGGTCAAGAAACCCAATTTTTCTATCTCGTTCAGGAATTTATTGACGGACAAGACTTAGAAGCTGAATTAGCCACAAAAGGTCAATTTTCGGAAGCAGAAGTGACAGAAGTGATGGAGGAAATCCTTAAAGTTCTCCAATATGTCCATGAAAACGGCTCAATTCACCGCGATATTAAGCCTTCTAACATCATGCGAGACAAGGGGGGTATTTTATACTTACTTGATTTCGGGGCAGTCAAACAAGTAGCGGTCGGGGCAGGAAATGCGCCCAAGGGGTCTACCGGGATCTTTACTCAAGGTTTTGCACCACCTGAACAGATGCAAGGTCAAAAAGTGTATCCTGCAACGGATTTGTACGCCCTAGCGGTGACTTGCTTGAATTTACTCACAGGAAAACCCCCAGATCAATTGTTTGATTCCTATCACAATACTTGGAATTGGAAAGCCTACGCCCCCCAAGTGAGCGATCGCCTAGCCGCTATTTTTGATCGCCTCCTACTTCCCACCCCTAGCGAGCGTTTCACCAGTGCGGCCGAAGTCCTCCAAGCGTTCAACCCTCCCCCAACCCCTAATACAGCCATTCAACCTCCCCCCCTCACCCCCTCACCCCGTCCCCCCCTCGCCCCTCGCCCTCGTTTTTCTAGCGTGGAATTGCTCAAAAATGCTGGTTTTACGGGCTTTGAAGCAGTTTTATTGATTATTGCTTTAAAAAGCTTGATTCCTAGCCCTGGCATCATCGTCGCTGTGGCTTGTATCACCATCGGTGGACTCATTTTTGTTCAGTATCGACGGATTTTAGAAGGCAAAGATCTGCCAATTATTGCAGGTCTTAGCCTATTTTTAATGTTTCTTGTCCCTATTATACGAGGGGGTTTGGCGTTTCCGATAGTGGCTATGATGGCTATCCTGGCGGGGTCAGGAGCGATCGCGGTTACGGCCTTATTTCGCTTAATTTACCAGCTTCTTTCTCGCTTATTATAA
- a CDS encoding Uma2 family endonuclease, whose protein sequence is MMSLISLPALANWQTSLEDSEQRLILTGISWEQYEQFLQVFGDISTYRTTYLEGILEIMSPSRRHEISKKSIARMLEVYLEQAEIDFWGLGSTTFRVKEGEAGKEPDECYCLYTEKELPDLVIEVIITSGSIKLLEVYRRLGVLEVWLWQNQQLEIYYLDNAQYFLQEKSQLLPNLDFNLFCQFINHPNPRLAMKEFRQKITN, encoded by the coding sequence ATGATGTCCTTAATTTCTTTACCCGCATTAGCTAACTGGCAAACCTCCCTAGAGGATAGCGAACAGCGATTAATTCTAACGGGAATTAGTTGGGAACAATATGAGCAATTCCTTCAAGTATTTGGAGATATTTCTACCTATCGAACTACCTATTTAGAAGGAATCTTAGAGATTATGTCTCCCAGTCGTCGTCATGAAATTAGTAAAAAAAGTATTGCTAGAATGCTTGAAGTCTATTTAGAACAAGCTGAAATTGATTTTTGGGGACTCGGTTCGACAACTTTTCGTGTCAAAGAAGGAGAAGCAGGAAAAGAACCAGATGAATGTTATTGTCTGTATACAGAAAAAGAATTACCTGATCTGGTTATTGAAGTAATTATTACCAGTGGAAGCATTAAACTTTTAGAAGTGTATCGTCGTTTAGGTGTGCTAGAAGTTTGGTTATGGCAAAATCAGCAGTTAGAGATTTATTATCTCGACAATGCTCAATACTTCTTACAAGAAAAAAGTCAACTTTTGCCTAATCTTGATTTTAACTTGTTCTGTCAATTTATTAATCATCCCAACCCTCGGTTAGCTATGAAGGAATTTAGACAAAAAATCACGAATTAG
- the lysA gene encoding diaminopimelate decarboxylase — MLSTEPRTSHSGQDYLDTNPLEQVQRSPNQSLLPLTATVNKQDRLEIGGCDLQTLVKQFGSPLYVLDEATLRTACRQYREAFNTYYQGTSQVIYASKAWSCLAIVSIVASEGLGFDVVSGGELHTTIKALEAMGWSTEQIAQQIYFHGNNKSHQELIFAIEIGCTIIVDNWLELETLVKLGNQTGTLSIPILLRLTPGIECHTHEYIRTGHLDSKFGFDPNQLDAVFTYVSQQPTLDCRGLHAHIGSQIFERQPHQDLGLVMVEWLKKAQNHGLVLQELNIGGGLGIRYVESDDPPSIEQWVKTVSESVMKACEIHQLPLPKLIAEPGRSLVGPACVTAYTIGSRKEIPQLRTYIAVDGGMSDNPRPITYQSRYRTVVANRMSEPCTETVTIAGKHCESGDILIKDAQLPQTQPGDILVVMATGAYNHSMASNYNRLPRPAAVLVQEGEANLIVQRETYEDLLRQDRLPQRLLS, encoded by the coding sequence ATGTTATCGACAGAGCCAAGGACAAGCCATTCTGGACAAGACTACTTAGACACCAACCCTCTAGAACAAGTTCAGCGATCGCCCAATCAATCTTTATTACCCCTAACCGCTACTGTTAACAAACAAGATCGCCTAGAAATTGGCGGTTGCGATCTTCAGACCCTAGTTAAGCAGTTTGGTTCCCCTCTCTACGTCCTTGATGAAGCAACCCTGCGAACAGCCTGTCGTCAGTATAGAGAGGCCTTTAACACCTACTATCAAGGAACCTCCCAAGTCATTTACGCCTCAAAAGCCTGGAGTTGCTTAGCGATCGTCAGTATTGTCGCCAGTGAAGGATTAGGGTTTGATGTGGTTTCTGGGGGAGAACTCCATACCACCATCAAAGCGTTAGAAGCCATGGGATGGTCAACGGAACAAATCGCGCAACAAATTTACTTTCACGGCAATAACAAGTCACACCAAGAGTTAATCTTCGCCATTGAGATTGGCTGTACGATTATCGTTGATAATTGGTTAGAACTAGAAACCTTAGTTAAATTAGGCAATCAAACGGGAACCCTAAGCATTCCCATTTTACTCCGCTTAACCCCCGGGATAGAATGTCATACCCACGAATACATTCGCACTGGACATCTAGACAGTAAATTCGGCTTTGATCCCAATCAACTCGATGCTGTGTTTACTTATGTTAGCCAACAACCGACCTTAGACTGTCGCGGCTTACACGCCCATATTGGATCACAAATTTTTGAGCGTCAACCCCATCAAGATTTAGGCTTAGTGATGGTGGAATGGCTCAAAAAAGCGCAAAATCACGGCTTAGTCCTACAAGAATTGAACATTGGCGGCGGATTAGGCATCCGATATGTGGAATCCGATGATCCTCCAAGTATTGAACAATGGGTTAAAACCGTCAGTGAGTCGGTGATGAAAGCCTGTGAAATCCATCAATTACCCTTGCCTAAACTCATCGCTGAACCTGGACGGTCCCTCGTCGGACCGGCTTGCGTCACCGCTTATACCATTGGCAGTCGCAAAGAAATTCCCCAACTGCGAACCTACATTGCCGTTGATGGCGGAATGTCCGATAATCCCCGTCCGATCACCTATCAATCCCGTTATCGGACTGTTGTAGCCAATCGAATGTCAGAACCCTGTACAGAAACTGTCACTATTGCCGGTAAACATTGCGAATCAGGGGATATTTTAATTAAGGATGCTCAGTTGCCTCAAACCCAACCAGGGGATATTCTGGTAGTGATGGCAACAGGAGCCTATAACCATAGTATGGCTTCTAACTATAATCGGTTGCCTCGTCCGGCTGCCGTATTAGTTCAGGAGGGAGAAGCGAATCTGATTGTGCAACGAGAAACCTATGAGGATCTCCTTCGTCAAGATCGGCTTCCTCAAAGGCTTCTGTCTTAA